From a region of the Cyprinus carpio isolate SPL01 chromosome A18, ASM1834038v1, whole genome shotgun sequence genome:
- the LOC109081783 gene encoding extracellular calcium-sensing receptor-like, with the protein MYGTVLLSQWIRNNQEEIRPSCLTPYRGQDCLRIYADECGAQNPELLQSTQLRKTVATLSKVLNLKNHELDQVAGFLGHDICVHREYYRLPEATTQLAKISKLLLAMEKGSLRSLQGKSLEEIDIEVVSENPAEKKDARRKQKQQWPPTEITAFIKGAITLNIFPLSPCTLLYHCFLCSLFQISHSATCECLSNRKDYPFFFRTIASDYHQSRALAYIVKHLGWSWVGTVNTDNDYGNNGMSIFLKTAQEEGICVEYSVKFYRTEPDKLQKVVETIKKSTAKVIVAFLTSYEMYNLLEHLSIQNITGHQMIGVEAWITAKRLITPNSFHVLGGSLGFAVRNIDIEGFENYVTKVFWETAFPCLHTEGNSSQYAINCNIYRDLLVLKSFSDDLPEQRYASNVYNSVYAVAHSLHSLLNCKEGCEKDLLIQPQQVAEALKQVNFTVKMGESVWFDSTGGVIAQYEVINWQQDSDGSIQFKPVGYYDASLPPDQRFLLNAENIIWVGGQLERPRSVCSESCPPGTRKATQKGRPVCCYDCIPCAEGEISNETGNLQSISQLLQFLHALT; encoded by the exons ATGTACGGAACTGTCCTTCTAAGTCAGTGGATCAGGAACAACCAGGAAGAAATAAG ACCCAGCTGTTTGACTCCGTATCGAGGTCAAGACTGTCTACGGATTTACGCAGATGAGTGTGGTGCCCAGAACCCTGAGCTCCTCCAGTCAACACAGTTGCGCAAGACCGTTGCAACTTTGTCAAAGGTCCTGAACCTAAAAAACCATGAGTTGGATCAAGTGGCAGGCTTCTTGGGCCATGATATATGTGTCCACAGAGAATATTACAGGCTTCCAGAGGCTACAACCCAGCTGGCCAAAATTTCTAAACTTCTACTTGCCATGGAGAAAGGTTCTCTTAGAAGTCTTCAAGGCAAATCACTTGAAGAAATTGACATTGAAG TCGTTTCTGAAAATCCTGCTGAAAAGAAGGATGCCAGaaggaaacaaaaacagcaatggCCTCCAACTGAAATCACAGCA TTCATCAAAG GGGCAataacactaaatatatttccaCTATCTCCATGCACATTACTGTATCACTGTTTCCTGTGCTCTCTTTTTCAGATAAGTCACTCAGCCACATGTGAATGCCTCAGTAATAGGAAAGATTACCCCTTTTTCTTCAGGACTATTGCTAGTGACTACCACCAGAGCAGAGCACTTGCATACATAGTCAAGCACTTAGGCTGGTCTTGGGTTGGAACTGTGAATACTGATAATGACTATGGAAACAATGGCATGAGCATATTTCTCAAAACAGCCCAGGAGGAGGGGATTTGTGTGGAGTACTCTGTAAAATTCTACCGAACAGAGCCTGACAAACTCCAAAAAGTGGTAGagacaattaaaaaaagcacAGCAAAAGTGATTGTTGCATTTCTTACCAGTTACGAGATGTACAACCTACTTGAACATCTAAGTATTCAAAACATTACAGGCCATCAGATGATTGGTGTGGAAGCATGGATAACAGCAAAGCGTTTGATCACTCCAAACAGTTTTCATGTACTGGGAGGGTCACTGGGTTTTGCAGTGAGAAACATTGATATTGAAGGTTTTGAAAATTatgttacaaaagtattctgggaAACAGCATTTCCATGCTTACACACTGAAGGAAATTCATCTCAATATGCAATAAATTGCAACATATATCGAGATCTGCTTGTGCTAAAAAGCTTCAGTGATGATTTGCCTGAACAAAGATATGCAAGTAACGTCTACAACTCAGTTTATGCTGTTGCTCATTCATTACACAGTCTACTCAATTGCAAGGAAGGTTGTGAAAAAGATCTGTTAATACAACCACAGCAg GTAGCTGAGGCTCTAAAACAAGTAAATTTCACTGTAAAGATGGGAGAAAGTGTGTGGTTTGACAGCACTGGTGGCGTAATAGCCCAATATGAAGTCATAAACTGGCAGCAGGACTCTGATGGATCAATCCAGTTTAAACCAGTGGGATACTATGATGCCTCACTGCCCCCTGACCAGCGCTTTTTGCTTAATGCTGAAAACATAATCTGGGTTGGAGGACAGCTGGAG AGGCCGAGGTCTGTATGCAGTGAGAGCTGTCCTCCAGGTACTAGGAAGGCTACACAAAAAGGAAGACCTGTCTGCTGTTATGACTGTATTCCATGTGCAGAAGGAGAAATCAGTAATGAGACAGGTAATCTTCAGTCCATCTCCCAGCTTCTACAGTTTCTGCATGCATTGACTTAG